DNA from Phragmites australis chromosome 16, lpPhrAust1.1, whole genome shotgun sequence:
attaacattagattacaagttcttaagcattcaatcATTTACAATAATTCACACAAAATATTAGATCAACTATGGCAGCAAAAACAAAActatagacaacaaaagaagagtgaagccatatgcccttaggctccaccccaaaagctttGCCACTCGAGTGTAGTTGCCTACTTAGGCTCGCCACCAACATCgacaggcatgaagtagccaaaaatgagctcctcctcaccaaaAGTGCTTGAAAGAGCAACGTGAGTACGGAGGTATTCgaaagacttaatccatatagggtacatatagataacccaactccaaggattatgcattaagccattagcaaggagaaggccacaaggctatgtaaattcatatgcgtaagcaacctagagaTATatatgtgagcacctatacttaaccaaacaaactttttccaaacctgtaaacaacatgaacataaatgtaaatagaaccatctcataTAATCAACGACCATCGACAACCATGCCCAACAAAACCGTACCaaccatcccacattcgtgactctgtgactgatgcaaatggacaggagcatgctcatgaccaagagcgtggcaattcgaataGTTTTCACATCCTgtgggggtacaactttacccacaagatacaatgatcatacggcttgagtgaccacataggtccaccCAAGGGGGTACCTATGTcctttctcatacctggaaccacccacttgtaatgcccctatggcaccgaggTTACCGCGAGTGTGTTCCGGAGACCTccggctccccaccaccttgattctctttttctttttatcttacGCATCATAGGTTCGTAAGGAAAGTATTGGCACGATGTATGatattcggcttaccttaccattagatcagcatgtggttagtacgaaaaGTTCTAGAGCTAACTGCACTGATGGACGTTGCTTAAAtgatacaagcggtctatggtgcctgGGCTCCTCTTCCGAACTACCTCGAGGAACTCCTTCggggcagaagacacccctaacaccacccacatctcgcctcaacctcaccactcatccaaccatcaatatcataatcaatgtttatgaacaataagtaagccctaagctcgcgaacaatggatgaaccattgctcgacttctactgaggacctatgcatCGCTAAGTATTTTGAACGACTCTTAATTTAGACATTGACAATGTtttcaaggctacaaggatatgaataatcaacaactcaaggtagaggtaatgcatcaacataggttctactcatagacgtccgacatcgactcaccaaacatgcaaacttacataaagtataacttatcaatttagactccataatTCAATCAAAGGGTGTAAtattcttagatgcttgccttgctgctctggggtttgcctaATACTTCCAGCACAACACTTGCAAAATTCCAGGAGGTTGGCGtcaccttcactcgcttggattgTATGAGCAATGCTATCTAAATggaataagaatgcattgcataaataataaatgatggaCAATACCGGCAACACCCATGCCGGGTCAAACCAGACCTATCAGTGGTTAGACTGCTAGACCTTGCCAGCAACACCCTTGCGGGGTCGCCAGCGAGGACTCCGATGAAACCTTTGATGACGAAGGATACCAAAGTGCTCCATAGggctagtggagtgcttctaaagtgagtTGGATAACATTCagcgagctaaactcaaaatacctcaTGGATTTATGTGAAGCTAAGGTTTTTGCGGCGAAAATCAAAACGGTGACCTCCACAAGATAAGAAATGGCGGAAGAAGGGTATATGGAGGTTCACCTTGGTGTGGGTGAACTTTGTATTGGATTGGTTTACCTCGGGGATGCTTCGATCCATTGATTTGGCTTTCGGAGGGTGACGGAGCTCGTGGTGGGAGAAAATGACATGGGAGGTGAATCCGGCGAGGAAAAGAGGGGAAAGACTTGGGAAAGTCCTCCAGGAAGCTCGTGGGAGTCCCCTCCTCAGATCTCCAGCCTTCGAACACGACGAACACATCACTACACTCTTTCTAAGATttggtggagagagggagagagtgagagcaaatgagagaatgagagagagtgagagagagagatcaattGCCTTAAGTGGTGCCCCTGTTGAGTTATGGTGGTCGGACCACCAATTCTCTTGGTCAGACCGTGGTAAGTCCATGCGGCAAGCCCACATGGTTACAcacctggtggtcagactgcgGGTAAGCCCGATCAAACAGTGAGGGcggtttttgctgaattttcttaAGTGTCCTCTTATCTTCACTCTCcacctttttctaagtatttggggcttctccaaagtgctctaaaccataTATAAAGTACTTGAAACACATTTCGACTCAATTCGATAAACAAATATGTATAATTACATGTGATGCTGATCATCCATGCTTAATTACGTActtagcattttgggatgtgacaagtATCATGCAGGGCGCCTGACCTATGTGGGTTGGTTCACCCTGGCTGAAGGTGAGAGGTACCTCCGACCACTTTAGTCGTTGACTTGGACCCAACATAGTTGCGCATACCTCGTGGACTACTAACTTGTACTCCCTATTCGAGAAATATGTCGTGGCTCccccaaagatatggtggaccatgttCTCGACCTGCTGAGACTTAGAACCAGCTGATCAGGGTTGGCCCTATCTCCACTATCGTCATCATGGTTGGGTTTGCGGCCACCAGCTCCTTGTCGATTATGCCTCGCACGACCTTGCATTCCGCCAAGTCATGTGTGTCGGTGCGATGGATTGGGCAGTAGCCTCTGCCCTTTttgccatccttcttctcgAAGCATCAGTGCAATTGGCCGGCCTTCTCGATCGTCATGATGTCGAGGGGTCTGACCTAgcgcttgttttttttttcacctttcgGATAGCCCCTTTGGAACGGATGGGCTAGTCAAAGGTCGGCTGCTGCTTGGCACCGATCTGGTGCTCTCGGGACTCGACGGCCTGATCGCACTTGTTCAtgagctcaaagagctcggtggtgctcCAAACCTGTTTGGTGGCCAGCTTTTTAACCATCTCCTAGTTTTGACCCCCCCCCTCCTGAATGCAATGATCACGGACTTGCCCGTGATCTTCAGAATGGTATTCTGACATTTGATGAAACATCGGATGTAATATCGTAGTGACTCGCCATGCCGCTGCCTGACCTAGTACAAGTCATCGTCGACCCTTGGTCGGTCATAGGTTCCCTGGAAGTTAGCGATGAACTAGCCGCATAAGTCTTCCTAGGAATGAATCGAGTCGTGAGGGAGGTTCATGAGCTAGGACCAAGCTAAACCAGTCAGGGCGGTTGGGAAGTAGTTTTCCATGACCTTCCCATCACCACCCACGGTTTGCACcatagtggtgtagatctgccggaactcctctgggttggtcgagccatcgTACTTCTCGACCAAGACTGGTCAAAACTTATCTGGCCAGTGTTGCACCTTGTCCTGTAATGGCGAGCCGCTTGTTGATGGGTAGCTTCATATGACCGGGGAGAGAGCCGATGGTCTCGTGGCCCTGGCGATGGGGTGGAGGAGTCCAACGTCCCCCTGCGAGGAGAAGGTGAGTGGCAAGGCCGCTTGCCTTTTCCTTGCTCTCGTCGGCACggtcctcccacttccaagtgGCCCTCTGGCCTCGGATTACGTCGTGGAGGTCATGATGGCGAAGAGAGTCACGTAGGTCAACGGGTTGACTATCCTGACATAGTGGAGGTCTCCGCATAATCCTTGTTACTGAGGGAGCATGGGTTTTCTCCCACCACGGGGCAACTAGGAACCATGTCGACAGCGACCACGACCACTCCTTGTGATGGACGGGGAAGCTGCTGCCATGGTCTGGCGCCGGCGGTTTCTACCAAGAGGGTAAGGTCGCGTAGCCATGGCGCTACCAGTGAACTCTTTAATACCGCCATCGACTGGTGGCTAAGAAGCATCCACGTAGTCTGTAGGTCCTgcgtgggggtcatggcctcgtagtcGAGTTGTTGACTGCAAAGCGATGAGACATCAAGAGGAGAGCCCTATCACTCGTGTTCCAAGTATGGCGCAAGTCTGTGGTTTTGAACCTTAGGACTGAACCTTAGGTAGGCACTCGTTTGGGTGGCTTTGTAGTTGCTGGGGCAGTATAGGACCTCCTTCATGCCTAGCGTCGGGCTGGTTTCCCTCTTGGTCGATGGCCTGGGGCTCGCCTCCAGTTCCCAAGACATAAGCGTCTCTGCTACCCCCCATTTCATGGTCTTCCATGCAAACTTTATGTTCGGTCTTTGAATCCTTAGACTCAGTCATGGTGTCCCATGTTCGAAGCACACTAGGCTCATCTGGGTCATACCCTATGATGAAAACCTCATGACGGCCAGGCTCCTCAATGCGAGCATGGGCAAGGCATGGGCATGGGCAGCCCAACCATGGTCTCGAAACCTGAAGAAACACAAAAATGTGCCCCTACCTGGCACACCAACTGTCGGGGGACGATCCCTGATAATGAATCCGAAGTGTACCGAATGATGGTGCGTTGATCTGCATTTCTTTTGGAGGGATCGAATGGACGCAAGAACACGGGaagttatctaggttcagacctcctgtgggataatagccctacgtcctgtgtattttcttatgggtCGGATGAACTGGTTTTTCTTTTGTCCCCTTTTCAAGCCGggtcctccccctttatataatAGGGGAAAAGGAGAGCGTACAAATGGACAGGGCCAAACCCTCTAGCAGACCTActcctagctcatcatgatgAAGGGCAGGCACACCCAACCTACTCTAGTCGTCCTACATGCCCTATCCCGTCCACTGAATGATGTCACACTCGTATGTGAagccatcccgtagcattaaatgctacatgATGGGTTACTCCAACTTTAAGTATGCCCACGACCATGCTCGTTGAAAGGAGGTGCCTAGGGAAGAAAAAACTTGAGTGGACAACATTTAATGTGATttgactggttaggtgagtacctacCCTACGATCGGCTGATCACAGGGCCTTATCCTTCGACCAAGGAGCTAGTCGACTGAGCTCCATCTTGGTTGCACAGTGAGGTCGTGGTCTTGAGGATATCAGCCACCGGCTGACATTTGGTAGCATGGTGCCCGCCAGGTGGGGCACCCCCTTACCTAGTACACTGACAATTTTCCTCCCAACTAGTTCAATCAGAAGCAACGATGCCTAGGGAGCACGGGAAGAGGTGGAGGCGGCTAGGTGGGATTTGTAGCGAGATTTGATTCAGGAGGATGGGGGTGGGGCACCAAAATTCTATACTCTGAGTGCACGTGCTCGATGTCTGGCTTGCGCACCATTTTTGTTTGTTGAGGTCGATGTGCAGCAAGCCCAACACCCTGTTCCTTACCCTTTTTCCCTTCGCAACAGGATCCCATGTTCCCCTCCCTTCCATGTATGGAAGTTAATGGGCTAGGTGTCGGGGGAGCAAACCCGCACCTGACTTGCCACTCGACCTATGCTTGAAGTAGCTGATGGGCGAAAACCTAGACCCATGCCCATGCCCATTGAGTACCTGGAACTCAGGGGTTGCCCGGGTTTTTTTCTCGACAGAAAAAATCCGTCCCAAGAATGCCCTCACCGCAAGCCACCTCTTCCTTGCGTGATTGTACTTGGTGGGTGGAGTGACTACCACAGGATGATGGGAATGGATGTGGAATTGGCTAGTGAAGTTGGACCTAGATACTGACTTAGGGCTtttcacactatatatataGGTTAGGGATGTTGGTCTATTGGACTGAAAATTTGAAATTGAGCCATAGCTTGTCTTCTAATTTGGGTCTACCCATGGGTACCCACGAGTGGAATTACAGACCCATGTCCGACCTTCTCTCTCGTGGGTACCCAACCCACCATGCCTGTAGGCAAAAAAACATACCCACACCTAGGCCTGTCAGGCGTAGTACCCGTGGATCTCCGAACCCACAGGTAGGACTGCCATCCTTACTTCCAAGCCATTCCCCGTTctttctctctatctatctctcCCACGGAGCACTCCCTCTCTAAGCCGCCCATCTGTCTCGCGCACACACATGCACACCCATATTTGGAGGCGAGGACTCGGATCTGGCGAGGCAAGGCATACGGTAGTCGGTGAGGGCACCCCATCTCTCGTCTATAATTTGAGGTCAGAAAGAAGCAAGGGGCGCTAATTGGATGGACAAGCACACTCCTCAACTGCCAGCGGCGGCCAATGGCGAGGGAACCACCTCCCCACCCTCTCTATTTCTCTCACTcctcttttttgcaaaaattttaggttaattttttgaaaagttttcaTAAAATCTTTTCatgattttgtttttcaataACTTTTCAGAAACCTTTATGTGATtttttgtatgtgaattttcttgtatttttttgtgaaaacttttcacatattcttttcctgatattttttataatttttttgcataCGAAAGttttcttgaaattttttgtttcaaattttgacccACAAAATTTGAGCCAaaacttcttttttttgcttaattttgAATGGGAAATGAGGGAACCCTTCTGTGCCAGCAGAAAAGCTGGCCCTGGGCTTGTTCTCTCGGAAGACTGAAAAGGCAAGCTGTGATCAGAGAAAAGCCAAAGAGCGGGGCGAACAGTTACCAAAAATGGAAGGAATACCCTGTCGGAGATCGTGCGTGAGCGACGCGACTAGCTCACGTGCGCTGATCAGCTGTTCCGATCCTCAAAATTCTCGTCATACAGCGGGCCACGGGGATGTCTTTCCCTCCTTGTTTTTACATGGATCATTGATCTACAGTATCTAGATTTTGCCGTTGTACAGTACTGTGAAGTAGTTTGGCAGGGTACTGTTCGCACGAAAATAGGTGTTTTACTGTGAGTGGCTATGTGCAAGTCGATTTGGTTGTGGACGGTGAGTAAACAACCTAATGAACTATTACCGTGCCTATGCAGGCAAGGGCAGACCTACAAGAGGGGTTAGTAGGCTAGCTATAGCCTCCCTACTGGCTGAAATTTGATTGGGGAGACGGAGTAGAggaggaagggaaaaaaaagaagaaaaaggcaaaGAGAGCTTTGTGTTGATAAATCTTGCGTCCGTCTGTATGTGTAGGAGCAGTAGCTACAGATACTATCTCTTACTACAACGTAAAATAGTTGTGCAAACCTAGCCGCTACAGATACTATCTCTAACTACAACATTAAGTAGTGTTCCAAGCCTAGCCGTGCACCTTCATTTCAGCTCAGAAATCTCTTTCAGTACCTTCCGGACTTGCACCTTCATTTTGAGAATCCTTTGTTCCAAATGGCCCTTCGTTTGAGCGGCAGTGAATTGAGCAAGCTGGCATAGGCTGAGGAATTGGTAGTTTTTTGGCAGTCACCCAGCCAAGCACAGGCGACCGTCCAGCCTCATTTCTCATGTACAGCCTAGAGCACCAATTGACTGCAAAATGTTGGACCCAAAGGTCCTAACAGAGTTGAAGAGAGACGCATATGCAGGGGGCTAGATCGTATAAATAAGAGGTAATACAAATACAGAATAAAGAAACAAACATCTTCGAGCCCACAAACGTGACGGCTAATGAGGCGATGGCATGCACATACATAACGTGACTTCCAATCTGGCCTTAAGCAACAAAATACCGTGATCAGATACAGTTCGCCCATATTCTGCAGTGCACGCCGGCAATAGCTGCTGCAATATCATACACCGGTGCAAAAGAGAACTGCCTATCACATGCAACGCAAAGTTAACTAAAACTAAACTCAGTTCAACATCTAACTGCAAAAGTCATGTTTTTTACCCCCTTACAGGCTCAAGTCTGCTGTGCTTTCCTCTCTGGCCTCTTTGCTGGGCCAGCATCTTGAACTTTGCTTCGCAGGGTCTTCGTAATCTGTAGATGGCTGCTTCAACCCCTTCTTCCCTTGTTTTGCCTGTACCTTATTGTCAGCTTCTTCATCACTATCCTCCGAAGCATGGCTTGCTTTCTTCGATGAAACctttgcctttttttcttttttcttccttcccCTCTTTGTTGTTTTTGTCTCTTCCTCTTCATAATCCTCTTCACGGCCATCGTCATGGGCATTAACAACTTTGTTTGATGAGCCCTCTGCTGCAACAATCACTTTCTTTGCTCCCCTTTCACCTTTTTTTGGAGCACTTCGACCATTTTTTGACTTAGTATCATCATCACTCTCCTTATCTTTCCTTCTTTTAGATCTGCTTGCTGTTGCATCAACACCATCCAGCTTCTGCAACTCTGGCACATATGCTGAAGTCTGAACAATCAACAAACACATTGAGGGTTAGAGCAGAACCAAGCACGATACAGTGAGCTCAATCCAAAAGAACTTACCCTACCACCTACTGTAATGAAGTCAATTTTCTTGCCTGCAAATAACAAATGAAACTTCAATATTGATAGGTAACCTTAGTGCACCATGTATACCATAAAAAGAAGCTTATACCATCTACAAAGGCCTTGCCAGGTTTCTTCTCCCTGGAATGAAATATCCAGTTTTCTGGAAACTGACTGCTATCAGCACCAACTTCTAAGGAGCTCTGAATTACCTGTGTAAGGTAAGgacatattatcatatatgaAATGACCACCACAATGCCATGCACAAGGAGAGATAAAATGGCTACCATATTATTTGGCCAACAATGTCAAATCTTTTTTCATTGCATAGGACTGCATTACCCTGACTTCTAAGGTCCTAATTCAATGCACATTTCTATACTTGTCAATGTACCTAAGACGTTCGATGTCACAAAGCCTCACTAGTTTCTTTGTCCTTTAGATGTATAAAGTAACATTGCATACCCAGTTCATATGTTGATGTGAGCCTTCAAGCACTTGGTACACTGTATCAGTCAAATACCACTCCAATTACTATAGCAACAATTTTTGTCTTTTCAGACTGAATGTTTGAGTGAATAACAAATGGTAGGTACATCACACATAAATATTGCAACAGATCCATGTCACCTTTTCAAACCTGCAATCCATTTTCAACAAAGCAAACTCTGGATGCCTACTATGGACTAACCTCTTTAATGCACTGATGGAGTGTCTCACACTTGTCCTTGGACATCTTCGATGCAGTTTGCATTGGATGAATCCTAGCCTACATGCGAAGAAAGCAAAAGGTTAAACATGCAGCATAGTAGGAAGTAGTACATTAGTTCAAAAAAACTGCAGATGTCCAAAGCAATCCAAGTGTGCAACAAGTTTAAGGGCACATCTTTGGGGTCCATTTTGAAATCGGTAAAATACCCTTTTTTAgaacacatatatgtataagtATCACTTACAATGTTTAAAATTGCACCAGTAAATATCATGCAGAGAGCATTTACGCACACAGCTCTGCACAAAAAAATAGGAAGCTAGGCCCTATTTTGGAAGCTTAAGTTATTGTCAGAGAAGCAGGTGTTAAGCTTTTCAGGATAAGCCCAAACAAGTTGCACATTATTCGGTCAAGTAATTAATCATCTCTGAGCGTCCAGTTTTTCATCAGATTAAGCACCTATTACCACATTATATGTGTAACAAGTGGTCCAGCTCAGACTAATAAAACATATCAATAAACATTTCCTATGTCTTGCCTATGCTACAAAAAATCTTTGCTAAAATGATGGATCACTTATGGATGGGTTTATGTTTGGTCTTACTCACCCCAGGTGTCATCATACAATTTTCCTGCAGCTCCTGGTGGCCATGGCAGTGCCATGCACACATGGGGTACAATTATGCACTTGCCTCCCATGAGGCATAGCGAATTTGCTTGCGCAGAGGTATATTGTGTCTGTGTAATAGCAAGCTCAATATTTGACTAGTAAATGTCATATATGGGTCCAAAGGAACACAGGGTGCCTATTTCAGTAAGCAATTATGTAGCATTTATATTCAGGAATGTGAAAATTAAATCACAGAAATTAGAATTCTAATCTTGCCTGTACAATGGAAAATActgaaaaatataaatatatatttaaaattacATAACGGATAAGTAGTGGAAGCAATGTCTGGAGAACTGACCTGATAAAGCACTTCATCTGCCATCCAGTTGCCAATTCCTGATATAAAGCTCTGCAAAATAAGGAAGGGTGTAAGAACTAACTGCATATGTTATGTTCGTTTTACAATGAAAAAAGACTGTTCCTGATGCTATTGAGATATTAGACTACATGAGTATCCTAAACCGCAATCTCTCAAATAATTGATAGAAACATTAGGTCCATGAAACTTTTTAAGTGTGAGCAAGAAATTTCTTATCTGTTTAACAACACTTGGATTAGAACAAAATATTGAGTTTATTTCAGATTTGCATATTGGTATTAGAAAAATAACACTTAACTGTTTAAATTTGGGTTTGAGCAGTTCGAGCACAGCACCAAGCCTTAATATTCATACCTGATCAAGTAAAAGGGTTTTTATAGGCATATTCTTTCTACTTAATGATTGTATAAAATCATCAAGCTTCATAGGTTCAAATAAGGCATCCGGTCCAAGTTCAGAAATTGGAGGGACAGCTTCTGGCTATTAAAACATACAAACAGAATGAGACATGAAAAAATCACAGCAAATTGAAAAAACAAACTTTGTTTCTAATAAATCACTAGAGAGTATTACATTGTCGAGCAATCGTATTTTTGCAAAACGCCTCTTATCAGTGAAGGAAAACTCCAAGCCATCATCCATCTGTAACAGGTTAACAGGAAAAAGATGAACAAGTGAAAATATTTATATCAGAAGTCGATAGACAATAACTAACACAACTTGTTAGTCCAATATCCTTTACAGTGCAAAGAAGAAAAACTCTCTTATAGAGCTAGCATGCATGAAAAGCAAAAACCTCCATAAGAATATTAGCATATGTCGAATGTTTCAATTTGTTTTTCAACTTCTGCAATTTTACTTCTTTTCATGAAGATACTGGCATCATCTAAATCAGATATCATGGATGTTATGTTACCATTACCTCATAAGACTTAAAAATTGCTTGATTTAGAAGTAAGATCATATTTAAGATCAGAATCCAAATAGATATAAATATTATGAAAACATACATCAATAGCCCCTATAAGATATATGAGATTCATCTGTGAAATGGATGAATGTGAGCATATGAAATACAGATAAAAAAGCATTATTGTGTATAATGAGTCACATAAGATGAAAGTAGCCAGCAGAAACAAATAAATTTCCTAGGCATGATgacgaaagaaaaaaagaatgctGTCAAGAAGGTTATAAGATTAGGGATTGATACTTCAACAAACAGCTTGGAGTACTTCGACGGCCACTCTTCAGTAGGGCTCACTGCAGACCTACATGAAACACCACCAGAAAGGAAAAAGAGCTGAATTATTTTAACAGTGTTTTCACCACTTCATGCCAATTTGCAACTTCA
Protein-coding regions in this window:
- the LOC133895831 gene encoding formamidopyrimidine-DNA glycosylase-like isoform X2, with amino-acid sequence MPELPEVEAARRALEEHCVGKRIARCAAADDTKVIDGVAPVRLEAALVGKTIAAAQRKGKNLWLALDSPPYPTFQFGMAGAIYIKGVELGKYKRSAVSPTEEWPSKYSKLFVEMDDGLEFSFTDKRRFAKIRLLDNSFISGIGNWMADEVLYQARIHPMQTASKMSKDKCETLHQCIKEVIQSSLEVGADSSQFPENWIFHSREKKPGKAFVDGKKIDFITVGGRTSAYVPELQKLDGVDATASRSKRRKDKESDDDTKSKNGRSAPKKGERGAKKVIVAAEGSSNKVVNAHDDGREEDYEEEETKTTKRGRKKKEKKAKVSSKKASHASEDSDEEADNKVQAKQGKKGLKQPSTDYEDPAKQSSRCWPSKEAREESTADLSL
- the LOC133895831 gene encoding formamidopyrimidine-DNA glycosylase-like isoform X1, which produces MPELPEVEAARRALEEHCVGKRIARCAAADDTKVIDGVAPVRLEAALVGKTIAAAQRKGKNLWLALDSPPYPTFQFGMAGAIYIKGVELGKYKRSAVSPTEEWPSKYSKLFVEMDDGLEFSFTDKRRFAKIRLLDNPEAVPPISELGPDALFEPMKLDDFIQSLSRKNMPIKTLLLDQSFISGIGNWMADEVLYQARIHPMQTASKMSKDKCETLHQCIKEVIQSSLEVGADSSQFPENWIFHSREKKPGKAFVDGKKIDFITVGGRTSAYVPELQKLDGVDATASRSKRRKDKESDDDTKSKNGRSAPKKGERGAKKVIVAAEGSSNKVVNAHDDGREEDYEEEETKTTKRGRKKKEKKAKVSSKKASHASEDSDEEADNKVQAKQGKKGLKQPSTDYEDPAKQSSRCWPSKEAREESTADLSL